The following are encoded in a window of Haliotis asinina isolate JCU_RB_2024 chromosome 14, JCU_Hal_asi_v2, whole genome shotgun sequence genomic DNA:
- the LOC137261780 gene encoding uncharacterized protein isoform X2: MAASRNTGEYPELRAILDAPPSYEELFGPEHKVDSSPSSPAVTEAVNEEAVNELEAHNEAERQRLRCNQTKYMVFETRANPPEAPHFLAPDLRPWMRTRNDFGEMPRGESDSRAEPSLSEILITTGRENMRQRASTESTSSPSRCYAEEMALYPERNVRSRPKSQRSDSCIVN, translated from the exons atggctgcctccaGAAACACCGGAGAGTAcc CTGAACTCCGGGCTATTTTGGATGCGCCGCCAAGTTATGAAGAACTCTTTGGTCCGgaacacaaagttgactcatCACCTTCTTCGCCAGCGGTTACGGAAGCAGTCAACGAGGAAGCAGTCAACGAGCTTGAGGCACACAACGAGGCCGAACGTCAACGGTTACGCTGCAACCAGACTAAATATATGGTGTTCGAGACCCGCGCAAACCCACCGGAAGCTCCACATTTTCTAGCCCCCGATTTGCGACCTTGGATGAGAACAAGGAACGACTTTGGTGAGATGCCACGAGGGGAAAGTGATTCGAGGGCGGAGCCTTCACTGAGTGAAATACTGATCACGACTGGTCGTGAGAACATGCGTCAACGAGCTTCAACTGAGTCCACGAGCTCCCCCTCGAGGTGTTATGCTGAGGAAATGGCGTTATATCCTGAGAGGAATGTAAGGTCAAGGCCAAAGTCACAACGAAGTGATAGCTGCATTGTGAACTGA
- the LOC137261780 gene encoding uncharacterized protein isoform X1 yields MSQHSTSYYSAELRAILDAPPSYEELFGPEHKVDSSPSSPAVTEAVNEEAVNELEAHNEAERQRLRCNQTKYMVFETRANPPEAPHFLAPDLRPWMRTRNDFGEMPRGESDSRAEPSLSEILITTGRENMRQRASTESTSSPSRCYAEEMALYPERNVRSRPKSQRSDSCIVN; encoded by the exons ATGTCGCAGCATAGCACATCGTACTACAGTG CTGAACTCCGGGCTATTTTGGATGCGCCGCCAAGTTATGAAGAACTCTTTGGTCCGgaacacaaagttgactcatCACCTTCTTCGCCAGCGGTTACGGAAGCAGTCAACGAGGAAGCAGTCAACGAGCTTGAGGCACACAACGAGGCCGAACGTCAACGGTTACGCTGCAACCAGACTAAATATATGGTGTTCGAGACCCGCGCAAACCCACCGGAAGCTCCACATTTTCTAGCCCCCGATTTGCGACCTTGGATGAGAACAAGGAACGACTTTGGTGAGATGCCACGAGGGGAAAGTGATTCGAGGGCGGAGCCTTCACTGAGTGAAATACTGATCACGACTGGTCGTGAGAACATGCGTCAACGAGCTTCAACTGAGTCCACGAGCTCCCCCTCGAGGTGTTATGCTGAGGAAATGGCGTTATATCCTGAGAGGAATGTAAGGTCAAGGCCAAAGTCACAACGAAGTGATAGCTGCATTGTGAACTGA